In the genome of Saccharomonospora viridis DSM 43017, one region contains:
- a CDS encoding EamA family transporter: protein MTARDRMLAALVAVFWGLNFLAVRIGLDHFPPFFLAALRYLVLAVPVVLFVPFPDVRLRWLLGYGLGFGAFQFGLLFLAIDMGMPTGLSSVVVQASAPLTVLLGALLLSERVSGRGLVGIGLAVLGMVAIGVDRAQATTLLPMALTLLAALGWALGNLSSRLARPSSPLRFALWMSVVPPVPLLALSAAMEGPTTGWVALGAALGPQGWPGLAALAYIVLLGTVAGSGIWTALLKRYPAGMVAPFSMLVPVVGIAAAWLVLSERPSVLALAGAALVIAGVGVGTLPGAAGKDGGAQAVEPDEVVSTDRPPGSTG, encoded by the coding sequence GTGACCGCCCGCGACCGTATGCTCGCGGCCCTGGTGGCCGTGTTCTGGGGACTGAACTTCCTGGCGGTGCGGATCGGGCTGGATCATTTCCCGCCGTTCTTCCTGGCCGCGTTGCGCTACCTGGTCCTCGCCGTGCCGGTGGTGCTTTTCGTGCCGTTCCCGGACGTGCGGCTGAGATGGTTGCTCGGTTACGGGCTCGGTTTCGGCGCGTTCCAGTTCGGGCTGCTGTTTTTGGCCATCGACATGGGCATGCCCACAGGACTGTCCTCGGTGGTGGTCCAGGCCTCCGCGCCACTGACCGTGTTGCTCGGCGCGTTGCTGCTGAGCGAACGCGTGTCCGGACGCGGACTCGTCGGGATCGGTCTCGCCGTGCTGGGAATGGTGGCGATCGGCGTGGACCGGGCGCAGGCGACCACTTTGCTGCCGATGGCGTTGACCCTGCTGGCCGCGCTGGGTTGGGCGTTGGGCAATCTCTCCAGCCGGCTGGCCCGGCCGAGCAGTCCGCTGCGCTTCGCGTTGTGGATGTCGGTGGTGCCACCGGTGCCGTTGCTCGCGTTGTCCGCGGCCATGGAGGGGCCCACCACGGGGTGGGTGGCCCTCGGTGCCGCGCTGGGACCGCAGGGCTGGCCCGGTCTCGCCGCCTTGGCCTACATCGTGCTGTTGGGCACGGTCGCGGGTTCGGGGATCTGGACCGCGCTGCTCAAACGGTATCCGGCGGGTATGGTGGCCCCGTTCTCGATGCTCGTACCGGTGGTGGGGATCGCCGCGGCGTGGCTGGTGCTCTCCGAACGGCCGAGCGTGCTCGCGCTCGCCGGGGCGGCCTTGGTGATCGCCGGGGTCGGGGTGGGGACGTTACCCGGCGCTGCCGGCAAGGACGGCGGGGCGCAGGCCGTGGAGCCCGACGAGGTCGTCTCGACGGACAGGCCACCCGGTTCGACCGGTTGA
- a CDS encoding GntR family transcriptional regulator, with protein MNSSQSRPGGGTQLPSRRVASELRTAIASGDLPPGAKLPSERALAARYGVARNTAREAIRLLAEEGLVTAHHGKGVFVREKRRLLRFGSERYSHRLRKETGLSPYRAEVAKQGRTARVDCTSIERVRPPEDVAERLGVDPAEPSAVRRENWYYADDEPVQIGVTYIPWEIAEGSVLATSANMGKGSLYARFEELGHPITRIREEVSARMPTHEEAIGLSIPDGVPVVEVLHTGIDHLDRPFEVTRFVMRADLNGLDYTMPVED; from the coding sequence GTGAACAGTTCTCAGAGCCGCCCCGGAGGCGGAACACAGCTTCCGAGTCGCCGGGTGGCGAGCGAATTGCGTACCGCGATTGCCTCGGGTGACCTGCCTCCCGGCGCCAAGCTGCCGTCCGAGCGCGCATTGGCCGCCCGGTACGGGGTGGCCCGCAACACCGCTCGCGAGGCCATTCGCCTGCTCGCCGAGGAGGGCCTGGTCACCGCGCACCACGGCAAGGGTGTGTTCGTCCGTGAGAAGCGACGCCTTCTCCGCTTCGGCAGCGAGCGCTACTCGCACCGGCTACGCAAGGAGACGGGGTTGTCGCCTTACCGCGCCGAGGTGGCCAAGCAGGGCCGCACGGCCCGCGTGGACTGCACGTCGATCGAGCGGGTCCGGCCGCCCGAGGACGTCGCCGAACGTCTGGGCGTCGACCCGGCCGAGCCGTCTGCGGTGCGGCGGGAGAACTGGTACTACGCCGACGACGAACCCGTTCAGATCGGCGTCACCTACATCCCGTGGGAGATCGCCGAAGGCTCGGTGCTGGCCACGTCGGCGAACATGGGCAAAGGCAGCCTGTACGCGCGGTTCGAGGAGCTCGGGCACCCGATCACCCGCATCCGTGAAGAGGTGTCCGCCCGCATGCCCACGCACGAGGAAGCCATAGGGCTGTCCATCCCGGACGGTGTTCCGGTGGTGGAGGTCCTCCACACCGGCATCGACCATCTCGACCGCCCGTTCGAGGTGACCAGGTTCGTCATGCGCGCCGATCTGAACGGCCTGGACTACACCATGCCCGTGGAGGACTGA
- a CDS encoding clavulanate biosynthesis 12 family protein, with protein sequence MLTTTETSGADATTARRPLVESRMRWAVEMLAEPGPGLAEDPRDHFVAAFVDKHGDGLSALLDSWRAQGPFTVESYTPVAHKGWATLIGPTGDRFTLSIVIDSSGLIRGLGLGPELVIPPLRDWDELDAALDVPGVTSTALVARLVDDRWVSLYERSPDRLMPTGSAYKLYLLRALARAIEAGTVRWDEELTLLPQLRSLPTGEMQDLPDGARATVREVAHKMIAMSDNTAADMVLHRLGRDAVHRAVVDSGHQDPDVLRPFLSSRELFEIGWGDDPSLLPEWSAGDRAQRYELLRRIERPLTTRMRDLNRPVYHLGLDWFLSARDVANALAGVWRDTTRDRTGTIREIVTTYPGVPIDGERWPVAVFKGGSSPGVVMFCWLLVDPAGVPHVVVLQQCGEDPGQVGDGLRLRGLGDRIIHSLLP encoded by the coding sequence ATGTTGACCACTACCGAGACCAGCGGGGCGGATGCGACGACCGCGCGGCGCCCGCTCGTGGAAAGCCGTATGCGTTGGGCGGTCGAGATGCTCGCCGAGCCCGGACCAGGACTCGCCGAGGACCCCCGGGACCACTTCGTCGCCGCCTTTGTGGACAAACACGGGGACGGGCTGTCCGCACTGCTGGATTCGTGGCGGGCGCAAGGCCCGTTCACCGTGGAGTCCTACACCCCCGTGGCGCACAAGGGGTGGGCCACGCTGATCGGTCCCACCGGTGACCGCTTCACGTTGTCCATCGTGATCGACAGTTCCGGGCTCATCCGCGGGCTGGGATTGGGGCCCGAGCTGGTGATACCGCCACTTCGTGACTGGGACGAACTCGACGCGGCACTCGACGTCCCCGGGGTGACCAGCACGGCGTTGGTCGCCCGGCTGGTCGACGATCGCTGGGTCAGCCTGTACGAGCGGTCGCCGGATCGGCTCATGCCCACCGGGTCGGCCTACAAGCTCTACCTGCTGCGCGCGCTCGCCCGAGCGATCGAGGCCGGGACGGTGCGATGGGACGAGGAACTCACCCTGCTCCCGCAGCTGCGTAGCCTGCCGACGGGGGAGATGCAGGATCTTCCCGACGGCGCCCGGGCCACGGTGCGGGAGGTCGCGCACAAGATGATCGCGATGAGCGACAACACGGCCGCCGACATGGTGCTGCACCGGCTCGGCCGGGACGCCGTGCACCGTGCCGTGGTGGACTCGGGCCATCAGGATCCCGACGTGTTGCGTCCGTTCCTCAGCAGTCGTGAGCTGTTCGAGATCGGCTGGGGCGATGATCCGTCGTTGTTGCCGGAATGGTCCGCCGGGGACCGGGCACAGCGGTACGAGTTGTTGCGACGCATCGAACGGCCGCTGACCACCCGGATGCGGGATCTGAACCGTCCCGTGTACCACCTGGGTTTGGACTGGTTCCTCAGCGCCCGCGACGTGGCTAACGCGTTGGCCGGGGTGTGGCGGGACACCACCCGGGACCGCACCGGCACGATCCGCGAGATCGTCACCACCTATCCGGGCGTGCCGATCGACGGGGAACGCTGGCCCGTCGCGGTGTTCAAAGGAGGGTCCAGTCCCGGCGTGGTGATGTTCTGTTGGTTGCTCGTCGATCCGGCCGGAGTGCCCCACGTCGTGGTGCTCCAGCAGTGCGGGGAGGACCCCGGCCAGGTCGGTGACGGCCTGCGGCTGCGTGGGCTCGGCGACCGGATCATCCACTCGTTGCTGCCGTGA
- a CDS encoding ferredoxin, protein MAELTVTVDRDACCGVGRCAMTAPEVFAQRDADGTVELLESQPPPRLHEDVLLCAELCPCSAISVHRS, encoded by the coding sequence ATGGCCGAACTGACCGTGACGGTGGACCGGGATGCCTGCTGCGGCGTCGGCCGATGCGCGATGACCGCCCCCGAGGTGTTCGCCCAGCGTGATGCCGACGGCACCGTCGAGTTGCTCGAAAGCCAACCACCGCCTCGGCTGCACGAGGACGTCCTGCTGTGCGCCGAGCTGTGTCCGTGCTCGGCCATCAGCGTGCACCGGAGCTGA
- a CDS encoding GTP-binding protein — translation MGFESSERYVASTVMQSVKILVVGAFGVGKTTLIGSVSEIPPLRTEETMTAASIGVDSLAGLDGKHTTTVAMDFGRITLNPEIVLYLFGTPGQKRFWNLWEGLADGAVGALVIVDTRRLEDSFEVFDQLELHTQVPFAVAVNQFPGAPHYDTEQLREALDLLPETPIVYCDARDRGSSLQTLIRLVEYAIKVRRNSEVA, via the coding sequence ATGGGCTTCGAAAGCTCTGAACGTTACGTGGCCTCGACCGTCATGCAGTCGGTCAAGATCCTGGTGGTCGGTGCGTTCGGCGTGGGCAAGACGACGTTGATCGGGTCGGTCAGCGAGATCCCGCCGTTGCGCACCGAGGAGACCATGACCGCGGCGAGCATCGGCGTGGACTCGCTCGCCGGATTGGACGGCAAGCACACCACCACCGTGGCGATGGACTTCGGCCGGATCACCCTCAACCCCGAGATCGTGCTGTATCTGTTCGGCACGCCGGGCCAGAAGCGCTTCTGGAACCTGTGGGAGGGCTTGGCCGATGGTGCGGTGGGAGCGCTCGTGATCGTGGACACGCGCAGGCTGGAGGACAGTTTCGAGGTGTTCGACCAGCTGGAGCTGCACACGCAGGTGCCGTTCGCGGTGGCGGTCAACCAGTTCCCGGGCGCACCCCACTACGACACCGAGCAGCTGCGGGAGGCATTGGACCTGCTGCCGGAGACACCCATCGTCTACTGCGATGCGCGTGACCGTGGTTCCTCGTTGCAGACGCTGATCCGCCTCGTGGAGTACGCCATCAAGGTGCGCAGGAATTCGGAGGTGGCATGA
- a CDS encoding SDR family oxidoreductase, with protein MTAALHGKVAFVSGASSGIGAATARMLAEQGASVAIAARRTDRLLALRDELTANGADVHVIKLDVTGEQACRDAIASTVDTFGGLDILVNNAGVMLLGPVEGADITDWTRMIEVNVLGLMYLTHAALPHLLERKGTLVQISSVAARVVGKGAAVYNASKFAVNGFSEGVRHEVTERGVRVVVIEPGSVATELRDHITHAPSKAAIEERVSKIRQLQAEDIAESVRYAVTAPPHVSVNEILIRPTDQP; from the coding sequence GTGACCGCAGCACTCCACGGTAAGGTCGCTTTCGTCAGCGGAGCCAGTTCGGGTATCGGCGCGGCCACCGCTCGCATGCTGGCTGAACAAGGCGCCTCGGTGGCGATCGCGGCACGGCGCACCGACCGACTCCTCGCCTTGCGCGACGAGTTGACGGCGAACGGGGCCGACGTTCACGTGATCAAGCTCGACGTCACCGGCGAACAGGCCTGCCGCGACGCCATTGCTTCCACAGTGGACACCTTTGGTGGGCTGGACATACTGGTGAACAACGCGGGCGTGATGCTGCTCGGCCCCGTGGAAGGCGCCGACATCACCGACTGGACCAGGATGATCGAAGTGAACGTCCTGGGCCTGATGTACCTGACCCATGCGGCCCTGCCGCACCTGTTGGAGCGCAAGGGCACGCTGGTGCAGATCTCCTCCGTCGCCGCTCGCGTGGTGGGCAAGGGCGCCGCGGTCTACAACGCGAGCAAGTTCGCGGTGAACGGGTTCAGCGAGGGGGTTCGACACGAGGTCACCGAACGCGGGGTGCGGGTCGTCGTCATCGAGCCCGGCTCGGTGGCCACCGAACTTCGCGATCACATCACGCACGCACCCAGCAAGGCCGCGATCGAGGAACGGGTCAGCAAGATCCGACAGTTGCAGGCCGAGGACATCGCCGAGTCCGTGCGGTATGCCGTGACCGCTCCCCCACACGTGTCCGTGAACGAGATCCTCATCCGGCCGACCGACCAACCCTGA
- a CDS encoding ABC transporter permease, giving the protein MSERVPELELGVSPTAGWRESVGHGFRVRTRAPGFVVGVATALAALIGYVGLHGWLATPTSDGVTIGLIGQATAIGDSLRAVASELDAEVTVIPYRDPERARREVADGRLDVLVSGSTSDLRVLSGSSVDPFVRAVLTGISRDVVLEAKLAEIGLDPTDVRRELDATDVRVTVSESVSHRHRPVLAMVLSFAVFTAIATHGTHAARRVVTWASEQCAAPGRQALFGMLGGVGLAGLVQFAAVGVVSVGALSVAGVPGDVGVDVLAEALSWGLLCYTLGFALYSTVLTTVWLRRDAGPRPHPLSAMPWLLGAFTVSVVVLRLPGNATSTVLSSLPLLSPTSLPGRIVTDIVSPAEVTAAILLLAATVVVSLWLLDKTRRPKPHPYIELGG; this is encoded by the coding sequence GTGTCGGAACGGGTGCCGGAACTCGAGCTGGGTGTCTCACCGACGGCCGGATGGCGGGAGAGCGTGGGACACGGATTCCGCGTGCGGACCCGGGCGCCGGGTTTCGTGGTGGGTGTCGCCACGGCCCTGGCGGCGTTGATCGGGTACGTGGGACTGCACGGATGGCTGGCCACACCCACCTCCGACGGGGTCACGATCGGCCTCATCGGACAGGCGACAGCGATCGGTGACTCGCTACGCGCGGTCGCCTCCGAACTCGACGCCGAGGTCACCGTCATCCCCTACCGGGACCCCGAACGGGCACGTCGGGAGGTCGCCGACGGCAGACTGGACGTCCTCGTCTCCGGCAGTACGTCGGATCTGCGCGTACTTTCCGGCTCCTCAGTGGACCCGTTCGTCCGCGCTGTGCTCACCGGCATCTCGCGCGATGTGGTGCTGGAAGCGAAACTCGCGGAGATCGGACTCGATCCCACGGATGTGCGCCGGGAACTGGACGCGACGGACGTGCGGGTGACCGTGTCGGAGTCCGTGTCGCATCGACATCGACCCGTGCTCGCGATGGTGCTGTCGTTCGCGGTGTTCACCGCGATCGCGACGCACGGGACCCATGCGGCACGGCGGGTGGTGACCTGGGCGTCCGAACAGTGCGCCGCGCCGGGTCGGCAGGCACTGTTCGGAATGCTCGGCGGAGTGGGCCTGGCCGGACTGGTCCAGTTCGCGGCTGTCGGTGTGGTCTCCGTCGGGGCGCTCTCGGTGGCCGGGGTTCCGGGTGATGTCGGTGTCGACGTCCTGGCGGAGGCTCTGTCGTGGGGTCTGCTGTGTTACACGCTGGGTTTCGCCCTGTACTCGACGGTGTTGACGACCGTGTGGCTTCGCCGTGACGCGGGCCCCCGACCGCACCCCCTATCCGCGATGCCGTGGCTGCTGGGGGCGTTCACCGTGAGTGTGGTGGTACTGCGCCTACCGGGGAATGCGACGTCGACGGTGTTGTCGTCACTGCCCTTGCTGTCCCCGACGAGCCTGCCGGGCCGCATCGTCACGGACATCGTGTCCCCCGCCGAGGTCACGGCAGCGATCCTGCTCCTGGCCGCGACCGTCGTCGTGTCACTGTGGCTGCTCGATAAGACCCGACGGCCGAAGCCCCATCCCTACATCGAGCTCGGCGGATAG
- a CDS encoding cytochrome P450 produces MVDVVQQTSVPSYPMRRGACPLHPPPELAAMRNGPAARPVRLWDGSQVWLVTAYEHIRAVLGDRRFTAVTSAPGFPMMTRTSKLVRAQPQSASFIRMDDPEHSRLRSMLARDFLPRAVEEWRPRIRRLVEEMLTEIAASTPPVDLVATFALPLPSQVIAFLLDIPDDAHAFFQNRSAILIDRGYTPEQVKAAREDLDGYLRELVESRINKPGSDLVSRLVVNEVQTGRLTVEELVPMCRLLLVAGHGTTSSQAALNLLSLLTDENLSTQLRRDPTLVPGAVDELLRFHSIVQNGLARAATEDVQLGDTLIRAGEGVVLSLSAGNRDESRFPDPDTVDPRRDARRHLAFGHGVHQCLGQWLAKVELEEMLYGMLRLLPQARLAVPFEELEFRHEVSSYGLAALPVTW; encoded by the coding sequence ATGGTGGACGTGGTGCAGCAGACGTCGGTGCCGTCGTATCCGATGCGGCGTGGTGCGTGCCCGTTGCATCCGCCGCCGGAGTTGGCGGCCATGCGGAACGGACCCGCGGCGCGTCCGGTGCGGTTGTGGGACGGCAGCCAGGTCTGGTTGGTCACCGCGTACGAGCACATCCGCGCGGTGCTCGGTGATCGCCGGTTCACCGCGGTGACCAGCGCCCCAGGCTTCCCGATGATGACGCGCACCTCGAAGTTGGTGCGGGCACAGCCCCAGTCGGCGTCGTTCATCCGTATGGACGACCCGGAACATTCACGGCTGCGCTCGATGCTCGCGCGCGATTTCCTGCCCCGCGCCGTCGAGGAGTGGCGACCACGGATCCGGCGGCTGGTGGAGGAGATGCTCACCGAGATCGCGGCGAGCACACCCCCGGTGGACCTGGTGGCCACGTTCGCCCTGCCGCTGCCGTCCCAGGTGATCGCGTTCCTGCTCGACATCCCCGACGACGCGCACGCCTTCTTCCAGAACCGCAGCGCGATCCTGATCGACCGTGGCTACACCCCCGAACAGGTCAAGGCGGCCCGCGAGGACCTGGACGGCTACTTGAGGGAACTCGTCGAATCGCGCATCAACAAGCCGGGGTCCGACCTGGTGAGCCGACTCGTCGTCAACGAGGTGCAGACCGGACGGCTCACCGTCGAGGAACTGGTGCCGATGTGCCGGCTCCTGCTCGTGGCCGGTCACGGTACGACGTCCAGCCAGGCCGCGCTCAACCTGCTCAGCCTGCTCACCGACGAGAACCTGTCCACACAGCTGCGTCGTGACCCCACGCTCGTCCCCGGTGCCGTGGACGAACTGCTGCGTTTCCACTCGATCGTGCAGAACGGGCTGGCCCGGGCCGCCACCGAGGACGTGCAACTCGGTGACACGCTGATCCGAGCCGGAGAGGGAGTGGTGCTCTCACTCTCCGCGGGCAACCGGGACGAATCCCGGTTCCCCGACCCGGACACGGTCGATCCTCGTCGGGACGCGCGCCGGCACCTGGCGTTCGGCCACGGCGTGCACCAATGCCTCGGCCAGTGGCTGGCCAAGGTCGAGCTCGAGGAGATGCTGTACGGGATGCTGCGCCTGCTGCCCCAGGCCCGCCTCGCCGTTCCCTTCGAGGAGTTGGAATTCCGGCACGAGGTGTCCAGTTACGGACTCGCGGCGTTACCGGTGACGTGGTGA
- a CDS encoding DUF742 domain-containing protein, with amino-acid sequence MDHSDEYQDRPVRPYVITGGRAHPSRNTLRPETLLVANPEAQLPVSMTREKRSLVELCRGVLSVAEAAVHLGLPVSMVVVLASDLIDTGHLVVRSTPQRLVMPEIELLEKVLNGLRKL; translated from the coding sequence ATGGACCACTCCGACGAATACCAGGACAGACCGGTACGGCCGTATGTCATCACGGGCGGACGAGCCCATCCGTCGCGTAACACGCTGAGACCGGAGACCCTGTTGGTCGCCAATCCCGAGGCACAGCTTCCGGTGTCGATGACTCGGGAGAAACGGTCACTGGTGGAGCTGTGCCGCGGGGTGCTGTCCGTGGCCGAAGCCGCGGTCCATCTGGGTCTTCCGGTCAGCATGGTCGTGGTGCTCGCGTCGGATTTGATCGACACCGGTCACCTCGTGGTGCGGTCCACTCCGCAACGGCTCGTCATGCCCGAAATCGAACTGCTGGAGAAAGTGCTGAATGGGCTTCGAAAGCTCTGA
- a CDS encoding GNAT family N-acetyltransferase gives MFEPHQQPTSVVRPRSEDDLPACAAVLVAVYEADGYPVEGVAEPEAWLTPTGLLQAWVAELAGEVIGHVCLTEPTDTDAAATVFRRTPEGSAADIAVLGRLFVHPEARGHRAGELLTRTAMNHATTHGLRLVLDVMEKDQAAIRLYERLGWHRIGTTDHDSGHGLVPAYCYVSPTP, from the coding sequence ATGTTCGAGCCGCACCAGCAGCCGACGTCCGTTGTGCGCCCCCGCAGCGAGGACGACCTCCCCGCGTGTGCCGCCGTGCTGGTGGCCGTGTACGAGGCGGACGGCTATCCCGTCGAGGGCGTCGCCGAACCGGAAGCGTGGCTGACCCCCACCGGACTGCTGCAAGCATGGGTGGCCGAACTGGCCGGGGAGGTGATCGGTCACGTCTGCCTCACCGAACCCACAGACACCGATGCCGCAGCCACCGTGTTCCGCCGGACGCCCGAGGGCTCAGCCGCGGACATCGCCGTTTTAGGTCGTCTGTTCGTCCATCCCGAAGCCCGCGGACATCGCGCCGGTGAACTACTCACCCGCACCGCGATGAACCACGCCACCACTCACGGTCTCCGCCTCGTGCTGGACGTCATGGAGAAGGACCAGGCCGCGATCCGTCTCTACGAACGTCTCGGATGGCACAGGATCGGAACCACCGACCACGACTCGGGCCACGGCCTCGTACCCGCCTACTGCTACGTCAGCCCCACCCCATAA
- a CDS encoding roadblock/LC7 domain-containing protein, whose translation MVAHAGDNSWMLEQIRSVRGVRHAIVLTSDGLLKVKTEQTNADVADKLAAACAGLTSLGRGVGDEFGAGGDPKQVMVEFDGGFLFVRGAGDGSRLAVVTEPVIDPGLIAQQMQLQVLQIGERTLSTPTRTR comes from the coding sequence ATGGTTGCCCATGCCGGTGACAACAGTTGGATGTTGGAGCAGATCAGGAGCGTGCGTGGGGTGCGGCACGCGATCGTGCTCACCTCCGATGGCCTGTTGAAGGTGAAGACCGAACAGACCAACGCCGACGTCGCCGACAAACTCGCCGCCGCGTGCGCGGGACTGACCTCGCTCGGTAGAGGTGTCGGTGACGAGTTCGGCGCCGGTGGCGATCCCAAGCAGGTGATGGTGGAGTTCGACGGTGGGTTCCTGTTCGTGCGGGGAGCGGGTGACGGTTCACGGCTCGCCGTCGTCACCGAACCGGTGATCGACCCCGGTCTCATCGCGCAGCAGATGCAGCTTCAGGTGCTGCAGATCGGTGAGCGGACCCTCAGCACGCCGACCCGCACTCGCTGA
- a CDS encoding cytochrome P450, with translation MSRSGQTLPLAEMTGLMPLSRLASSMNPQSVYEELQARWGPVAPVELMPRVNGWLVMGHAEICQVARNERLFSHDPRTWREYTSGVIPPDAPLAALLSPLNNAVYADGERHRRLRSPVEEGFDELDEHQLRRITERECLDLIDEFSARGEADLVTEYSAAIPMLVMLSLLGVPPEDREKLRGTLLAGIESYFADDSMQQLLLDLLRKRRAEPRDDMTSMLVQHPNMHSEDEVLHAMMMIIGMGYEVTGIWIAMALQLMLTDPRFTARLRGGRLGVDEALDEVLWRDPPVANLMGRYAAADCELAGQWISRGDAVILSFAAGNADYRVHSNDPWLEIGNRAYLSFSAGSHACPAQRAARLIARIAVETALHSLDDVTVTVPVEELTFTPSLWNRHLTSLPVRFRPVPGYKR, from the coding sequence ATGAGCAGAAGCGGGCAGACCCTGCCGCTGGCCGAGATGACCGGTTTGATGCCACTGTCCCGGCTCGCCAGCTCGATGAATCCGCAGAGCGTCTACGAAGAACTGCAGGCGCGCTGGGGTCCGGTCGCGCCCGTGGAGTTGATGCCACGAGTCAACGGTTGGCTCGTCATGGGGCATGCGGAGATCTGTCAGGTCGCCCGCAACGAGCGGTTGTTCTCCCACGATCCGCGGACGTGGCGCGAATACACCAGTGGTGTCATCCCCCCGGACGCGCCGTTGGCGGCGCTGCTGTCGCCGTTGAACAACGCCGTCTACGCCGACGGGGAACGACATCGCAGGCTGCGGTCCCCCGTGGAGGAGGGGTTCGACGAGCTCGACGAACACCAGCTTCGGCGGATCACCGAGCGGGAGTGCCTGGACCTGATCGACGAGTTCTCCGCGCGCGGCGAGGCCGATCTGGTGACGGAGTACTCCGCCGCCATCCCCATGCTGGTGATGTTGAGCCTGCTCGGGGTACCGCCGGAGGACCGCGAGAAGCTGAGGGGAACGCTGCTGGCGGGCATCGAATCGTACTTCGCCGACGACTCGATGCAGCAGCTGTTGCTCGACCTGCTGCGCAAGCGGCGGGCCGAGCCGCGGGACGACATGACGTCGATGCTGGTGCAGCACCCCAACATGCACAGCGAGGACGAGGTGCTCCACGCCATGATGATGATCATCGGCATGGGGTACGAGGTGACCGGCATCTGGATCGCCATGGCGTTGCAGCTGATGCTGACCGATCCCCGGTTCACGGCTCGGCTGCGCGGTGGTCGACTGGGGGTCGACGAAGCCCTGGACGAGGTGTTGTGGCGGGACCCGCCCGTGGCGAACCTGATGGGCCGGTACGCCGCGGCCGATTGTGAGCTGGCCGGTCAGTGGATCAGCAGGGGTGACGCGGTCATCCTCAGTTTCGCGGCGGGTAACGCGGACTACCGGGTGCACAGCAACGATCCGTGGCTGGAGATCGGCAACCGGGCGTACCTGTCGTTCAGCGCGGGTTCGCATGCCTGCCCAGCGCAGCGGGCGGCGCGGCTCATCGCCCGTATCGCGGTGGAGACGGCGCTGCACTCGCTGGACGACGTCACGGTCACGGTACCCGTGGAGGAGCTGACGTTCACGCCGTCGCTGTGGAACCGGCACCTGACGTCGCTGCCCGTGCGGTTCCGCCCGGTGCCCGGGTACAAGCGCTGA